In Alistipes ihumii AP11, a genomic segment contains:
- a CDS encoding DNA-methyltransferase, which produces MEANIIYNIDCLTGLRNLPDDSIDCCVTSPPYFNLRDYGVSGQIGLEDTPEQYIQKLVGVFHEVRRVLAPAGTLWVNIGDCYAGSGKGAANYPDNAMKYKQGTNRGTVGRSAIVKKFDGYKSKDLIGIPWMLAFALRADGWFLRQDIIWAKPNPMPESMKDRCTKSHEYIFLLTKSPKYYFDCEAIHEKAVTSGTIPTNAPRYGGNKYTATPEKFYRTKSGNAYIDREFRNKRDVWTIPTQPLQEAHFATFPEKLVADCILAGCPENGIVLDPFMGSGTTGIVARKFNRKYIGFELNPEYIQIADKRLKKELGLFI; this is translated from the coding sequence ATGGAAGCGAATATAATATATAACATTGACTGCCTTACGGGGTTACGCAATCTGCCCGACGATAGCATAGATTGTTGTGTTACCTCCCCGCCGTATTTCAACCTGCGGGATTATGGAGTGAGCGGTCAGATCGGGTTAGAGGATACGCCTGAACAATACATTCAAAAGCTGGTCGGCGTATTCCACGAGGTAAGGCGGGTATTAGCCCCTGCGGGAACATTATGGGTAAATATCGGGGATTGCTATGCTGGCAGCGGAAAAGGGGCAGCAAACTATCCCGACAATGCCATGAAATACAAACAGGGGACAAATCGAGGGACTGTCGGGCGTTCGGCCATAGTCAAGAAATTCGATGGCTACAAGAGCAAAGACCTCATCGGCATACCTTGGATGCTGGCCTTTGCGTTACGGGCGGACGGCTGGTTTCTGCGGCAGGATATTATTTGGGCAAAGCCTAACCCCATGCCGGAAAGTATGAAAGACCGGTGTACGAAATCCCATGAATATATCTTCTTGCTCACCAAATCCCCGAAATATTACTTCGACTGTGAGGCTATCCATGAAAAAGCCGTAACAAGCGGCACAATCCCGACAAATGCACCTCGCTACGGCGGTAACAAATACACGGCTACCCCCGAAAAGTTTTACCGGACAAAAAGCGGCAACGCATATATCGACAGGGAATTTCGGAACAAAAGAGACGTATGGACAATCCCGACACAACCCCTGCAAGAAGCGCATTTTGCGACGTTCCCCGAAAAATTGGTGGCTGACTGCATTTTGGCCGGATGCCCTGAAAATGGAATCGTCCTCGACCCATTTATGGGTTCCGGAACGACGGGCATAGTCGCCCGAAAATTCAACCGCAAATACATCGGGTTCGAGTTGAATCCCGAATACATACAAATCGCCGACAAACGACTGAAAAAAGAACTCGGATTATTCATTTAA